GATGCGATTGCAACGGAGGAATTTTTCATAATTTTTCCAGCAATTTTTTCCGTGAATTCCAATAATTCTTCTGAAGTGGTTACGTGGTTTACCAAACCGTATTGAAGCGCTTGATTTGCATCGATCATTCCGGCGGTCATAATCATTTCCATCGCACGGCCTTTGCCTACCAATTGTGGTAAACGCTGCGTGCCTCCGTAACCTGGAATTACCCCCAAAGATACTTCGGGAAGCCCCATTTTTGCGTTGTCGGACGCAATTCTGAAATGGGCCGCCATTGCCAACTCTAGACCACCGCCCAAGGCAAAACCGTTGATGGCAGCTATTACGGGTGTAGATAGATTTGCCACAAAATCGAACAATAGTTCCTGACCTTTTGCAGCAAGTTTTGCACCTTCTTTAACCGAAAAGTTTGCAAACTCGCTAATATCTGCACCTGCAACGAAGGCTTTTTCACCGCTACCGGTTACAATAATAACCTTTGTTTTTGATGAAGCATCGGCTTCGTCAAAGGCATTGTGCAATTCTTGAATGGTTTCGCGGTTTAAAGCGTTTAATTTAGACGGGCGATTAATTGTAATGGTTGTAATGCCGTTGCTGGTTTCAGAAAGTATATTGTTGTAT
This region of Aequorivita marisscotiae genomic DNA includes:
- a CDS encoding enoyl-CoA hydratase/isomerase family protein, with the protein product MKYNNILSETSNGITTITINRPSKLNALNRETIQELHNAFDEADASSKTKVIIVTGSGEKAFVAGADISEFANFSVKEGAKLAAKGQELLFDFVANLSTPVIAAINGFALGGGLELAMAAHFRIASDNAKMGLPEVSLGVIPGYGGTQRLPQLVGKGRAMEMIMTAGMIDANQALQYGLVNHVTTSEELLEFTEKIAGKIMKNSSVAIASAINAINANYEDGENGFKVEIEEFGNCFGTEDFKEGTQAFLQKRKANFPGK